Proteins encoded within one genomic window of Mya arenaria isolate MELC-2E11 chromosome 13, ASM2691426v1:
- the LOC128213199 gene encoding ATP-binding cassette sub-family A member 2-like has product MKDVFLIFPNYCLGRGLMDIAFNQYKNEFYFKTGQYDKMLSPLRWDLITKKLVIMSIMGLVFFVITLLCEYRFFIKARRHVKFASNGVGEEDVDVATERKRVTRGTGRKDLLRLENLTKVYKTRKMGHHLAVDKMCIGVPEGECFGLLGVNGAGKTTTFKMLTGDLRPTSGDAYLNRYSMTKDMLKVQQNIGYCPQFDALFDELTAREHIQLYSRLRGVPPSEENQIVEWALKKLNLTEYQNKLSGTYSGGNKRKLSTAIALIGHPPLIFMDEPTTGMDPHSRRFLWDLILNLIKDGRSIILTSHSMEECEALCTRLAIMVNGQFKCLGSIQHLKNKFGDGYTLSLRLKGPEFEHSQTRARRFILQNFPAADIKECHHNLLQFELKSQDISLSYVFSKLEEAQTDLNIEDYSVSQNTLDNVFINFVKQQVEKVQESEDSTLDIHASRTRSRAVSSTTNISSSSSQDDEMLSDLQAEVPLETEDDDVPLLGFGGAGTHLSLLSMDTVNT; this is encoded by the exons ATGAAGGATGTTTTCCTCATTTTCCCAAATTACTGCCTTGGTCGGGGCCTCATGGACATTGCCTTCAACCAGTACAAGAATGAGTTCTACTTTAAAACTG GTCAGTATGACAAGATGTTATCCCCTCTGCGCTGGGACCTGATCACCAAGAAGCTAGTCATAATGTCCATCATGGGCCTCGTCTTCTTTGTCATCACCCTGCTCTGTGAATATAGATTCTTCATCAAAGCCAG GCGGCACGTCAAATTTGCTAGTAATGGAGTAGGGGAGGAAGATGTTGATGTGGCAACGGAAAGGAAGAGGGTCACACGGGGAACAGGCCGGAAAGATCTGCTTCGTCTAGAAAACCTGACCAAG GTTTACAAGACTCGTAAAATGGGTCATCACCTGGCAGTGGACAAGATGTGTATTGGCGTGCCAGAAGGAGAG TGTTTTGGCCTCCTGGGAGTGAACGGTGCTGGAAAGACAACAACATTTAAGATGTTGACGGGGGATCTTCGACCTACATCAGGCGACGCTTACCTCAACAGATACAG TATGACCAAGGACATGTTGAAGGTACAACAGAACATTGGCTACTGTCCACAGTTTGACGCTCTATTCGATGAATTAACAGCTCGTGAACACATACAACTGTACAGTAGACTGAGGGGTGTACCTCCATCTGAGGAGAACCAG ATAGTAGAATGGGCACTTAAAAAGCTCAACCTGACGGAGTATCAGAACAAACTGTCTGGCACGTACAGTGGAGGAAATAAGAGGAAGTTATCCACTGCTATAGCTCTCATAGGTCACCCTCCACTGATTTTTATG GATGAGCCAACTACTGGCATGGACCCACACTCACGGCGCTTTTTATGGGACCTTATACTGAACCTCATCAAAGATGGCCGCTCTATTATACTGACATCTCATAG CATGGAAGAGTGTGAGGCGCTATGTACCCGTCTGGCCATCATGGTGAATGGTCAGTTCAAGTGTCTGGGAAGTATACAGCATCTCAAAAATAAGTTCGGGGACGGATATACTCTTAGTCTTCGACTTAAAGGGCCAGAGTTTGAACACTCACAGACGCGTGCAAGACGGTTTATTCTCCAAAACTTTCCGGCTGCAGATATTAAAG AGTGCCACCACAACTTGCTTCAGTTTGAGTTAAAAAGCCAGGATATATCACTATCGTATGTTTTCTCTAAACTCGAGGAAGCCCAGACTGATCTCAACATAGAGGACTATTCTGTCAGCCAGAATACTCTCGACAAT GTCTTTATAAACTTTGTGAAGCAACAAGTGGAGAAAGTGCAAGAGAGCGAAGACTCCACCCTAGATATCCATGCTTCCAGAACAAGGTCTCGTGCAGTGTCATCTACTACAAATATATCGTCTTCGTCTTCGCAAGACGATGAGATGTTGTCAGACTTGCAGGCTGAGGTTCCCTTGGAAACAGAGGATGATGATGTCCCTTTGTTAGGATTTGGAGGAGCCGGG ACTCACTTATCCCTGCTCAGTATGGATACAGTCAACACATGA